gcacatacggagggttccatctttctttttaacgaacaacactggcgcaccccatggtgaagtactaggctgaataaatcccttatctaccgcCTCTTGCAACTGACTTTTCagctcttttaattcagccggtgccatgcgataaggagctttatgtacatgagccgctccaggttccaagtctataacaaactcaatttcctgaacagggggtagtccgggcaagtcatccacaaacacatcgggaaattcttccacaactggaatgtctaccaaagacttctcctcagacggcgtggacaccatctgaactaagaatgcatccgctccccatgcaatctctcttcttgcttgaattgccgatataattaccgatttttcttttaacttactccctgcaaatttcagacaatcaccatctggaagctgaaaggtaattacccgacttctgcaattaatactcgcagaatatcggtatagccaatccatcccgagaatgatatcaaaacccaacagcttaaacacaaccaaatcagcatccaagaaccttccatcaaaatttaacgggcatcccaacgtaaccttggagcaccatatcatttcaccattgggtaaagccaccaccaatgactttggcaaaggtttcgtgaccaaattacacatccgcgcaaacgtggaagatacaaatgactgtgaagcaccggaatcaaacaaagtgcaagcataaaactcatacaaacggactctccctgaaccaaacacacaacccatgaaatccaaaaaaaaaaaaaaacaaagaagaaaccaaatacaccaaaattaaatccaacatagaatcaaattaattcatacctgtaattactccaccATCATGGGttgctggcgcctcatcatccacatctccgggtgtgacagcataaacccgggcttgcactgcttgccttggatttgttcttccaccgcgtctacctccacggcttccttgagctgttcttggacattctcgggcaaagtgaccctgctggtcacaattataacatcgagccccaccagaagggcactcacccacatgggctctattacaaactccacaaacaggcacacgtcctcccatgcgaatacctgaggatgcttgcagtcgagttccggtccgctgaacaaatttctgaggcgaacccgagctgcttccttcaccagaaaaactccgcctcttatgaccctgaggggagcccatactcagattattttcttgctccacaagggtggccacatccactaattcctgaaaagtggatatccgatggctgaccaccatacggcgtatatcagggtgtagtccctcctgaaaatgatcagcttgcatctcctctgtggcgataaggtggggagcaaatcgcccaagttctataaaccttcgggcatactgttccactgtcatgcctccttgaaccaaatttgagaactctcttgccttttgcttccttaccgatgcgggaaagaagcggtcattaaattctttcttgaagcgttgccaggttacagcggcgaaTGAACCCAACTTtgcttctagcatcaccctcttagtatcccaccaatcaaaagcggtgccttgcaacagatagctggcgtagagtacctgttgcgcctcggtgcaaccacacacctcaaaagttctttccaggtccttgatccactttccagcttgaagcgggtcctcttctccagtgaagtgtggggtcctatgcgccagaaagcgctcataggtgcatccggcttgcaccatgctgctagatcctcctgggtaaagccaaggccctccctgatatggccaaggacctcctggttgtggccaaagtccttcttgttgcggacaaggccctccttgtggcggccagggacccccttgttgtggccaaggtccccctggttgtggccaaggccctgtctgttgtggcctaaaattttgctgcataaactccgtcatctgccgtatggcttgggctatggagtcatctcttgatgtattgtcccgtggctcctgagtagatttctttggcctccccattttcctgccaccacaacctttgaccccctttcagaaaacaaaaaacaaataaaaccaacaacaaacaaaaacagaaccaaagaccaacaccacatcacacaaaacaaaagaaaccaatttgcaaaaacataactaaataaataaaaacaaaaaaacaagttcaaacaaataaaacaaataaaacaatttaaataacttaacataaattttaaaacacaactttaaaagcattctggtactacctacgagacatgtggttttacccagagccaaaccgctctgataccacctgtgatgcccccaaatccccacgcacgaacacgggaaaatcgagacgtccggatgatgacatcacgggtcatcatcctatcgacgtatGCCAAGTGtatgaaaaagcgacgaatgtgcacgagaaatatgcagcgaaaagcaagtcaataactaagtaccagaatttttcttgtttaatacaaagctattcaaaacatacataaataaatattacaagacccaaatataattttaaactaaatacaaaacatgacattagcaccccggcggagcctcatcctcgggctcagcctcctcctcctcatcctcgatctctgcaccaaaatctacggtaccaaaaatggtgccgcaggtaagtaaactccaaacaccactagataaaaacataaaaaactcaaacaatatgcatgaaataaaacccAATGCATATGCgccataaaatatgatttttttacacgcacgccaaaaacccatttggcccacaaaaacatatccttaaaactaagtctcgccattatcccagataatggcccaaaccaccattttcccagaaaatggatcaaaagcctcgaaaactaacatcgccatttttccagaaaatggcccacatccggaaaccataaaaacaatccggttatgcatgcaccatgatctcccctagggatcacccgcacaccctggctctgtgccacaccgtaggtaacgactacgcatgtgacacctaaacgagcgatgcccagactcgcgccccgcgtgtacctggccaggccatcctctagtccccgccactctagggaccacggagtcgacacgacagcgttaccgtatcgtgcgatctggtcgtcgcaggggatgtcactcagttttatccactcccgagtgaccagaggagctccaccaagataataacccatcccggcttggactcgtgtaacacacgcacccaaaaatcatttacgccaataaaacgagattttatcaaataaataaaatgcacatatatccaaaatgcaactcacgcctcatggctcaaataaaatcaagcaatcacaaacaaccaaaaccaagcactccgtcctcaatccatccgacccctgaactcctcggactcagtccggaatcagccaaccaacaacaataatttattgaaagagaaaaatatatttaaatctaaaagtagggtttgaaaaatacttacagcgctatatggtatttttagaaagcttgcggcattgcaaacagcggaaggaaagcaacgtaacagtgaaaattcactatggccgtgggttgtaaaatacccactttttgaacgaggacaaaccaaggctcgggattgatagggaatggccttgagatatttatgaaactaagggaaatgagttttggccgtgggtggtggtggaaatggcggtcgaaggccaaaaaggggctgaacggagttgagctcgtgggagttgctccggcaacggatcgaggccgaaaataggtggtttaggtcagcaagaggtaggggaagaagctgtgaaaggatggtggccggaggtggtgcaacGGCACCGAAAACAGTGAAAAactgtatggcttggaggagctcgtggcggctaacggtggctcggatggaggtgaaacttggtggggatgttcaccggtgagaggggaagaaaactgggtgggtggtgtaggccacccGCCGGCgaacggcggttctgggctgcgaaagcaaccgacgacaggggcaaaaatagagcaggtgcagcgactgcCGGCgcctctcgaaggctaacggctggtccgatggctctgaaaattggtggagatgatctttggtggaaggggaagagaatggtggtgacgatGCACTAAAAGGTGGCCGGACAGCCAAGAACTgggctgacaaacaggcggcgacggaaggaaaaaaaaaaggggctgctgcgtacgcgggagaggaggaagaagaaagaaaaagaaaaggaagaaaaagaaggaaaaagaaagaaaaagaaagagaagaaaagggaaaagaaaaagagaaaagaaaagaaatgaggtccaatcctcactctagaaaccaaaaacagatccgccgaaaacgatattaaaaaccgtaaaacgactaaaataaattaaacaccacctcaaataaattaaaaaccaattaaaacacattaatttaaaataaataaactaatatattaattaaattaaaaacaacccttcagtgaaaatacacgtaaaagcgggtcatcacatggaGGGTTTAGTGGAGGGATACCTTTTCCCGCCAGCTTTTGTGTGCTAACTTGTCTAGGGAAGGTTCCTTACCTAGTCAACCCCCTGCCCCCTGTATGTCAATTTTGTCGACTGTCTTGCAGTCCAACCTGTCTGAAGCTAAGTTCCTCTCCTGACACACATCCGTGATAGCTGGATTTCCTCCCTGGGGGTCTTCCCTGACCTCTGTCAAGCAAGCTAGATGGTTATGTTTGATGGTTCCACACTTAAAGCATATTGACTGCAGTCTCTCATATTTGAATGGCACCCAACACATCTTTCCCTCCACGTTGAGAAAAGTACCCCTTAATAGAGCTTTTGTGATGTCCACCTCAACCCTTATACGTAAAAACTTCCCCCAACTAATGCCTCTGTCATCTGCATGGACTTTTAGCACTCTTCCCACATAGCTGCCGAGTTGTACTCTTGTTTCTTGTGTCATACAACTGAGGGGAATGTCATAGACCTGCAGCCAAAACTCCTCTTTGTTGAAAACTATCTCGTTAATGGACTTAGAGCCATCATACGCTTGTAAACACAAAAGCCACCGATAGAAAGCCCACGGTCTTCCTTCCACCACCCTCTGCATATCCTGATCACTATTAAACTTGATTAGGAACTTGTTTGGACCCACCTCTGAGAACTGGATCCAGCTTGTGCATCTCCAAAGTTTGGCCATAGTGCTTTTGAAAGCCTCCTTGTTAATAATCTTCTCAGCCATTATCATTACCATTAAGGGACTCGTTTACGGGCTGTTGGCATGTTATGGGGAGCTAGAGACACCCCCTCCCGTTCCCTTTCTATTAGGCTTAGCTTTTCCCACTGCCTTGATAATTCTTCTTCCATGGAACTCTCTGTTGAGTTAGCAAAAAAGCCAGCCAAGAGAACGTACTCTATTCTAGAGAAAAAACTCTCAACCAGTGAGAGACCCATCCCTACTTGATGGGGATCTTTGAATTGAGTTGGAAGTAGAGAATTTGGTCTTTTAAAATTGCTACTAGCAGTCTAGCACCCATTTTTGCAGCATGCATGAATCATTTTGCCTTTGTCTGGAAATCTACTGTCATTTTTTAtacatctttaaacatttttaaagcataaatgtgtatacatataaatatatatatatatatatatatatatatatatatatatattcagtgaTATTTACTTTCTTTATCAACAAGTAAGAaacatttgaaaatgaaagtcaaAATTCAATTGGTCACTTTTATTGGTTCGACTagaatattctaattaatttattctATAGAATGTGATTATGAGTAAAAGAGTAATCAAAAGATTAAATTTTGTaatataaggaaaataaaattttgagaaaatgaagtgatagtatatttatattttattgctaTGGATATTTTATGGAGGGATCAAATGCAATATTTAATACAGATGAGCTTTtagtgaataaataaaatttagagtGCAGTTATGATTTTATAGAGGAGTAAATCATAATTAATGGCAATCTTAGGTGAGTTATGAGACAGCTAGAAATCTAAAACCATTTAGAGctaacttttatttttcccaTTAAAGTCTAAAGCTGAAAAACGTTTGGCATGTTTAAACATGCCACACGTGTCCTAATCCTTGAAGGAGTTTTACTCCCACAAGGAGATGAAAAAGTATGGGCTGAGAAAATTGCACCACATCCTCCGTACCGGGTATCATGTGGTCAACTTTAATGCAGTGCAGCTCCCTCGGGTCATGTCCTATGAGGCTCCTACCGAGATCCCAGCTTGCGTTTCATATTTGACTCTTTAATACAGTGTGGCTCTGCTGTCGTTATGTGTGCAGAGTGGTGTCAGAGTGAATTTCATACCATCTTTCCATGTTGAACATCTTCCCGCACTGGCCTTGGGCCTCATTGTTTTTATCCTAATTGGTAGGGGTGCTACTCACATGAGCAGGAGTGGCGATTGCCTCTCAAGTCCCCTGCCCCCAGAGTGCAGGGGCGGGGTACCCCATCTTGGATTACGGGGTGCGGATGGGGGGGGGCAAAATCCATCCCCCTCCCCCGGGGGCCCCTACATAAGcggtttttgggccaaaatggcccCATAAAATtagaagtaaaaaataaaaaataaaaaatcatataaaaaaagttaaatgaataaaaataatatatacatgatacaaatttaaagaaaataaactaatGAAGTACTACTACAGACTACTAGTATATTACCTAAtaaactaattataataattgagctattacaaaattttaggctaaacaattacaaaattacaaacataaaagcgTCTTAGggacattatattaatattacaaatcactgaatatataatacaaacaaatgattcaaatttcaatattctAACGATACTAAGAGAGCTGTTTGAGTCTTTAACTCTGACATTTGGGGAGGCCTGGACAGATAGCAAGGATGAAAGAAGTTGTAATTAGTGCTGCATATTGTGACTGTGAGTGTGGCTATGTGAGATcataaaatttgaaacaataGTAACAATttaataggaaaataaattagaattataaacaagaaataagaactaaaattacaaacatatattagaaatgaaaatattaaaatctaaaatctgaCTAACCATGATAAGATGGGGATCAAGACGAGATATGGGGAATCGGGGATTAGGATGAACTCATTGAGATTTGATGTTTGAGCTACACATATTCATAttgtacaataaaaaaaattatataaatagtaaatacaaCAAAATCAACTAATGGCATACAAATTACAAATTGTCAAATTGTATAAAAGTATGGGCGATGGCAAATGGCAAATTGGCAATGGTGGGTCATTTAATAAGAAGTCATATTGCAGTGGAGATAGGCGTCTTCTGAGTTGTGTCATATGTTTCTATAACaattaatactaaaattaatactgatgaaatcaaaatgaatataaataaatcaaaataataaataaaaacaacaattacCAAGTGGTCCAAATCCAAGCTGATCACCACTCTCCTcttcatcggtctccttaaaatctagaGCATCCAGAACATGAATTTCCTTTTCAATCATCCAACtgtgtgtgcatatcaatgcctctataGCGGTATGAGACAATGAACTATGGAAAGGATTCAATATATGCCCTTCGGTGCTAAATGCCAACTTTGAGACAatggtgctaatagggatggccaaaatataGCGGATTATCTCAGCAAGGATGAGATATTTCATGGCAACCaccttccaccatcctaatatatcacaatcatcatcatcatgtggaAGAAGATCCCCTGACAAATATTTCTTTACCTCCGACTTCGCCTCCGTAGATTGGCAGACTAGTTGGAGATTCTGTGAGAGAGTCTTACTCCACGCCAATCTACGCTTCTTTGTTGCCTTGGTGTATGGAGGAGGTGCTAGGGTAGGTGCAGGTGTAGTAAATGAAGTACTACCCTTAATCACAgtaaactcatcatacaatttagCTAGGGTATCTCAAGCCATATCACCAATAAGATCAGCTCATGCCTGACCGTGTGCAAGTCCCAAACCATATATCAAGCCATCAATCTTAAGACAAGGATCAAGAATAAGatccacatataacaaaatagtTAGTCTagtcaagaaggttgagttccatctggtagaaACATTAATACAAAGATcattcttcgatgttatgctcGTATTTTTCGCAGCAAcattgaatttctccaatctaacTAGAAAGGATCTCACAAATTTCATTGTCATTCTAACTAGTGCAAccaagtcatcaacatctttcaacccctcagtcacaatttaATTCAAGATATGTGTAGCGCATCTAACTTGTAAATATTCACTACCCAAGACTATCTTATTTGCCTCTTTAAGATAagtctttagatatcccaaccCGACATCATTAGATAAGACATTATCAACCAAAATTGTCAAAACCCGTGCCAACCTCCACTCCTTTATTGCAACCTCTAAGGCATTCCCAATCGACTCACCCTTGTGATCGGTTATttgaaaaaactaaataatctttttgtgaagAATCCAATCAGAATcgacaaaatgcacagtcaaagacatgtaattataattgtagtgaggcaaactagcAAACCCGCCAATTGgtccctcaaaacatctttatcttttatgtatatttttttaatatcttttgtcGTAGTGTGGCGAGAAAGAAGCGTAAATCTAGGTTCTAATTCTTAGACAAGTTCTTGGAACTCTCTCCCCTTCACAAATTGGAAAGGTAGCTCATCTATAATAACTATACGAattaacttccttctacacttaTCATGATTATACTTTGTAAACATCTTTAACGTTGGATCCCCAATACTCCCATCCGCCATTTTTTTTAGTTCAAtttctagtctagattgactcTTCTCCTATAAGGATATTAATATTGAagtcttcttgcattgttcctctaaatTGACCGTTAACTGGGATGTActatgtttcctatagtgacttttatatattttcccaCAATAGTTACATTTTGTTTGGGGGTTATTGGGATCACCACCCTCTAATTTGGTAAAGTGAGACCAAACTATACAAATAGGTTTCTTAGCTTGTGTGGGCTTGGGGGTGGGCGAATGTGTACTCCCCGTAGGGGTTGGAGTAGGGTTCGGTTTTGGTGCAAGGGTACTGGCAGGGGCAACGGTACTGGTAGGGGTAGgagagctatcactgaaatctcTTTGAGAAAACATTCCTGATTCATCAatgcaataaaaaataagaaaatcaagcaacacaaaacataaaaaaatcataataataaccAAACATGAAAAAACAAGGCAAAGCGCAAAGCCAACACAAGACATAAAATAATACACCAagcaattaaaagaaaaatgttttctaCTTCTAAGAGTTTTaaaagaaagattttttttttttttagcta
This genomic interval from Carya illinoinensis cultivar Pawnee chromosome 10, C.illinoinensisPawnee_v1, whole genome shotgun sequence contains the following:
- the LOC122278630 gene encoding uncharacterized protein At4g02000-like, which gives rise to MAEKIINKEAFKSTMAKLWRCTSWIQFSEVGPNKFLIKFNSDQDMQRVVEGRPWAFYRWLLCLQAYDGSKSINEIVFNKEEFWLQVYDIPLSCMTQETRVQLGSYVGRVLKVHADDRGISWGKFLRIRVEVDITKALLRGTFLNVEGKMCWVPFKYERLQSICFKCGTIKHNHLACLTEVREDPQGGNPAITDVCQERNLASDRLDCKTVDKIDIQGAGG